TAATTAAAAACTCTGGTCTCCTTCCTTTAATTCTATTTCCTATTTCAGTTTTCATAGTAAACAAGTCTTCAGAATATAATTATCTTAATCATTTTTTGAGAGAAATCTATTACTTGAACTTCGTTATTTTTTAATTACAATTTTCAATATTCTGCTATTATACGTATCTGCAAAGATAATATTTCCTTTTAAGTCAAAACACACACCAGTCGGATAATTCAAAATAAATTTGTTTTTCTCATTTTTTCCCCAGGTATAAGCTTTTTTCGTCTTTATAGAATATAAAATAATTCGATGGTAATCAGTATCCGTGATTGCGATATTCTCGCCACTTTGATCAATTGCAATACCTAATGGGTGATGAAGTTTGAAATAATTATTGATTTTGTTATATATAGATACAACATTGCCTTTTTGGTTTATAACAACAATCCTATTGTTTCCACTATCAGCTACATATAGATTTCCAGCTGAATCAACAGCGATACCGCGAGGAAAATTTAATTTATCTCCATTTGTATTTAATTTTGTTATTTCAGACACAAATTTCCCCTCACTGTTATATTTAACAATTTTACTTAGTGAATAATCACTAACGTAAATATAACCTTTGAGATCTACAGCAATTCCCATAGGTGCCTGTAATTTACCTTGCTTTGCTTTAACCTTTTCCCATGAAGCAATCCACTTTCCATCTGGGGATAACTTAACTAATCTTGAATTTCCTGTATCCGCTACATATATATTGCCATTCTTGTCGCATGTAACTGCTGCAGGGTATGAAAACTGATTCTTTTGATTACCCTTCATACCAATTGAAAAAACTTTCTTACCAGTATGATCAAATTTAACTATCCTACAATTGTCTGTATCAGCTACAATTATAAACCCTTTTGAATCAACTGCCACGCTATTTGGCAAACGCAAAATCTCACTTTTGTCCTTGGTTGGTATAATTTGGAGTACACTTGCAAACACAACAACTGACATTAGCAAAACAGATATACATACAAATAAAGTCAGAGAAGCAAAAATAAGTTTTTTCATGTTATATATACCTCCTCTCTCACATATAATATAATTTAGCCACTTGCAAAAACACTCAAAATGAGCGTTTCCACACTCTTTAAAGATTTTTTAAAAAAATCCCCCCTTCTCCTTATAGGCAGTTAAAATGTAAACTCTTCACAAGAATGTTTATAATTAAACAAAAATCAAACCAAAAAACTCTCTTACAAAAAACTTTGCAAGGTCTTTAAAAATATTAATTTAGTAGTTCTCCTTCCTTAATTTGTTACATAAGTAATTTTCTAACATTCTTAACTTAATTCTATAATCTTTTTCGAAACTTTCTACACATGCTCTGCTCATCGTTAAGAATTCTCATAAGAACCTATCCTTTGCATTTCCTTTGCATAATAAGTACTATACTTAGTTTATTTTAGCCATATTTTGTAATTTTCGCATGATGTATTTTAATAACAGTTATTCACATTTTATGAATGACTTAATCTCGAACAGCTGCATAAGCAAAGCTTATAAGTCAAAATATTATTTACTTTCGCAGTTATCAAATAAGGGGAAATAGGTGAACTTTAATGTTTCAAAAATAAAGTTTATATGGCAAAATTCGGATATAGTTTGAATTCAGTACCAATTAAAGTTTTTCAATTCACTGAAACTTCAATGAGTAAAGATAATAATCAACTTTCTTGTATTACTATCTTCTTACAAGCAAACTATAGAATCAATAATTATTCCAAAAAAATTTCCAACTAACAACCCAATAGTCAAATCCTTGTCTGAATAGCTCAATATTTCATTACTTTTTAGTTTAGATTATTTAAACAAAATTTTCAAAACTTTTTTTTCACATTGTGTTATATGACTAACTATATGTACTTTACTAAATTCTATTAAAATTTTGCTATAGTATCATGAGACTCAAGATAAAGGACATACTTAGTTGTTACAAACAAAATTAAGTATGCAAAAAAATACTGTGTTCATAACTTATAATAATTATACCACAAAGATATAAAATTTAAACACTAAAATGAAATAAAAAGTGGTATTATAAAAAGTTGTATTAATCAGGTAGGGGGCAAGTGTAATTTTATATGAAGTAATACAAGTGGAAAATCCTTAGTTAATAACTAATTTAAATACGCTCGAAATGTATCTTAACAAAGACGGGAATATCAGGTAAATAAACTAAAACAACCTGTATTGGATACAGTAAATTTTTGATTTTAGATAATCCTAAAAAAAAGATATATTTTTTATTAATTCTTTTGTATTATTTAACAACAATACTTCTTCTTACTACCCTATACAAAGTACCGCTTTGAATTGTATCCCTTCGGCTGGAAATTGTTACAGGCGGAACATATCCAGTACTATTTGTTACCTGATTCTGAATGAGTGAACTCGGTGAGCCATATATTAATATAACACCATCAAATGGACTCCCGCCCGAACTATTTATATTAAGAGTATTGCCTAACGCAATCAATTGACCATTTAATATTCTCGTTCCCACTGAAATAGTAATGTTGTTTCTTGCAAAAACATGCAATTGGAGTGGACTTGGAACTGGTGAAACGCCCATGCTTGCTAACCTGTTTCGAACCTCAACTTCAATTTCACCAGCATCACAATTTTCTCCAATAACTACAACCTGCGGAGGTGACTTTGAAATATCTGCAGCACTGTCAATTGATGCTGGTGGAACTGAGTCATGGGGTGTTATCGATGGTATACTTGTACTATTAGGAAAATTAAAATTTCTTATATCACTTATTATTTGAGGTAAAGGTGGATATGGAATAGAAGGTGCTACATTTATAATTCCACCTGAATTAACAATCCGACTGTAGTCAGGCGGCATCCTCGTCACAATGGTTGCGCCATTTTCTATTACCAACGTAGTTGGATTGTTCAAAAACTGAATCGAATCGCAATATACTACCGCACCAGATTTTATTGTAACTGTCCCCTGATCCTGTATTCTTAACGCACCCCTGATTACTCCTATTTTCTTTATTACAACATCTACCGCATTTGCTATACTACCTTTAACTATGACATCCCCATCGCAGTATAACTCATCGAACTCATATCTACCTCTACCATATAATTCCGCATTTCCCCCCACGTACGTTATACCCATCTGCAAGCTAATATTTCTATCTCCAACACCTGTTCTTCTCAAATTTGATCTAATATAAGTTACATTGTTAACTTTTACATTGTCTTCGCGAACTTGTGGATTACCGTTCACACCCAGTGATAACTCACCCATTACCACTATATTATTAATGTCAGTTTGCAGACCACCATGTGATTGTAAATCACCACCTGTATGCACATTCCCACCTATTATGGTAAAGTTGACATTTGCCACAAAGTTCCCATTAGTATATAGTGCATAGTCGAATAAGTTAAATATTGAAGACGCAAGAGTTGTAGTTCCGATCGATATAACACTTTCCAGACTATTAGGGCTACTTGAAAGTATTTTAAAGTCTAATCGCAATGTTCTTTTTACTTCTTTATCTGACGAAGTTACAGCTCTTGTTTTAGAAACATCAATGTAAATGGTATAACCGTCAGGTAGAGAACTTCCTGTCGCACCTGACCATGCATTAACTGTAATACCATCAAATTTATATCCAGTCAAACCCTCATAATGGGGTTTTATCCATAACTGCACCAAGTCAGATATCTTCTTAAACTCCATCAACGGTAAAGATTCTACCTTTACAGAAGCATCACTGCCCACATCATTCATAAACCGACTTACCTCATCCTTTATTATCGCTTCCATACCTTTATACACCTTGTCCTTTGCTACATCTTGAGTTATCCTCCCGTGTCGCAAATCATCTAATATCTTCCCCGGTTCGTAACTCTCGTCCCCCAATAACAATCTTACTCTACCAGGACTTGTATTTTCCAGTGTCCCATCCGCTTTGTAATAATAATCATATGCTATATCCTTTGCAGCCTCCAATAATTGATTAAAATAATATAAAAACTCCTCTGCCGCACTTTCAGCTCCATAACCTGTTGCAGATTTCTGATATATAGATGTGCTCTGGTTCAGCGATGCTAACACAGCCGACATCGTCCCCAGTAATACCGTGCTCAAAATGGCAATTATTATTATTACAACAATTAAGGTGCTTCCTCTTATATTAGTTTTTAGTATTTTTGGATTAAAAATAATTCTATTTATTTTAATCATACTATTCACTCCCTTTGTGCTTTTATTTTTCATTAATAACTCATTAACCCTTTAAAACCCCAAATAACAATGGATATAAAAAAGGCATCTGACGGTTGCCAGATGCCATTAGCCAAGGATTATATTCACAAATAATCACTCGGCATATCTTCGGCAGCCTGGCAACCATAGGAAGTTTTACTTCCGACAGGCCCATGGCTTTGCGCCCCTGCCTTTCGACAGGTTTGCCCTTTCGATATATGCCACAGCTTTTTTATTAATTTCACTTTCTTAGACTTTATTAACTCACAAAACTTGATGTTTTTCAGACATATTATTAAACTTTCGTATTATGGTGATAACTAATTTATATTAAAGCTGTTAATTGCTTCCACATCCATCTTTTTAAGTATTTTTATTGATATAAACAAATTTATTATTTTCATACCTACTACCTTGTAACCATGTTTCGTCTTAAAATGTCATATAAAGTTTTCCTTTCAATAGCATCATTTTGTGTGAATATTGCTTGAGATGGTTGAATACCTGTATTACTCTCAATGTCTTGCTGAATGGGTGGACTTGGCATTTGATACTTCAACGTGAGTCCTGCATATGGATTTCCCATAGTGTTAATGTTAAAAGTACTACCAAGAGAAATAATTGAACCATTCATAATGGTTAAGCCACCACCCACAAATGTAATGTTTCCTCTTGAAATTAAATGCAACTGGAGTGTTGAGAAATCAACAATTGGTAATCCCAATCTGGCTGATATCTCTATTCTTGCTTCATTATCATTAATATAGGATTCACCATATATTACTATCTGCGGAGGCGTCTGAGATGTATCTGCAGTACTGCCAAGTTGGTTACTACCTACACTATCAGCTGGCAATGGTGTTGTTAGCAAACCACTTGTATAATCCCGATTTCTTATCTCATCTATCTCAGCTGGCGTAGGTGGATATGAAAAAGAAGAAGAATACAAAATTGTCCCACCATTATTTTGTATTGATATTATCGTGGAGGCATCGGGAGTTGTTGCTATATATAATTTTGCTCCATTTTCAAGAATCAAGCGGGAACCATTGCGTACTACCAATGAATTACAGTAAAGTACACTGTTATTTTGCAAGGTAACTGTTGCCCCATCAGTAATCTCAAGTCTTCCTGTTATACTTGCTAATCCAGAAATTACCATATTCACTCCAGACCCAGCTAAAACGACATTATTATCTGTAAACAATTGATTAAATTCATAATTTCCTGCACCATATAATTGTATATCCTGAACAACATAAATTATTCTTGCTCGAATATTTGTCAAACGCGGATATGTTCTGTTTGTTTTTAAGTTTTTTTCTACATAAATTATGTTTCTCACATTTATATTATTGTCTCTACATCGCGAGTCACTATCTTGGTTTATCACCATCTCACCTTTTGATATCAAATTATCAATATTAAACGCCGCACCACCGTCTATCGTTAGGTCACCACCTGAATACACACTTCCATTTTCGACAGTAAGGTTTTTGTTAGTATTAAGAGCACCCTTTGAAAATATTGCGTAATCAAGCGGTGATGAAGGAACTGTAGTTGGTGAAGGATTCAAGATTATGTTTTGTGAACTTCCACTGTTACCAAGTATTTTAAAGTCTAATCGCAATGTTCTTTTTACTTCTTTATCTGACGAAGTTACAGCTCTTGTTTTAGAAACATCAATGTAAATGGTATAACCGTCAGGTAGAGAACTTCCTGTCGCACCTGACCATGCATTAACTGTAATACCATCAAATTTATATCCAGTCAAACCCTCATAATGGGGTTTTATCCATAACTGCACCAAGTCAGATATCTTCTTAAACTCCATCAACGGTAAAGATTCTACCTTTACAGAAGCATCACTGCCCACATCATTCATAAACCGACTTACCTCATCCTTTATTATCGCTTCCATACCTTTATACACCTTGTCCTTTGCTACATCTTGAGTTATCCTCCCGTGTCGCAAATCATCTAATATCTTCCCCGGTTCGTAACTCTCGTCCCCCAATAACAATCTTACTCTACCAGGACTTGTATTTTCCAGTGTCCCATCCGCTTTGTAATAATAATCATATGCTATATCCTTTGCAGCCTCCAATAATTGATTAAAATAATATAAAAACTCCTCTGCCGCACTTTCAGCTCCATAACCTGTTGCAGATTTCTGATATATAGATGTGCTCTGGTTCAGCGATGCTAACACAGCCGACATCGTCCCCAGTAATACCGTGCTCAAAATGGCAATTATTATTATTACAACAATCAAAACAGACCCGTTAACCTTTTTAACAAATAATCTTTCCTTTAACCCGATAAATTTTTGTGGCATCTCCTTTTACCCCCTCACCATAAATTTATAATCTCTCACTTTTCTATTCCTTTTTTCGTCCCAAATCTCCATTGTTACTTCAAAAAGCTGATGGTAAAACTTTGAATCATTGTACGAAATAAATCTTACAGTGGTCCTCTGCGTTGTAAAATTAATAGCAGAACTTGCTGTCGGACTTGGTAGAGGAGATGCCGCAGAACTTACTGAAAAGCTCTTAGACCATACCTCTAAACTTTGAGCGGTATAATTTGATGTAAGAACACCTCCACTCATCTCAAATACGCCATTAATATTACAATTAACCGCAGATGAGTTGTCAATAAAATATATCTTAAAATTGGGTCTTTCAATTATTAATGGTATATTATTGAATTTGTACTCTGCCCGGTTCACTCCGCTTGTTTCTTTATAAACTTCTATATTCACTATCCCGCTTAAACCTGATGGAAGAGAAAACCTATAGTCATATCTTACTCCACCATATGTTGCATCATAAACTTTTTGATATACTGATACTGTATTTGAAGAGTCAGCTGTAAGAATTAAGTCGAAATCACTTTCTAACCTTTTAACTGTATACTTTACTCTATATCTATCATTGCCATATTGCAGTTCATTGCCACTATAATCTGGCAAAAAATATACTGTATCTGTAAAATGACTAACATCATTTGCCATTTCAGCATACATTTTTTCCATTGCTTTGTTCAAAACCTGAGCAATATCCATATTCTCTTTTGACTTTGAGGTTACCCTTATCGACTGGTTAAATGCAATTCCAATTGGAACCAATATTATAGCAAATATAGCAACAGCAACTATAGCCTCTATTAACGAAAAACCCTTTAGCTTCATGTTAACTCACCTTATTTAAATAAATTATTTTTTCCACTTGGACTTTTCTTAATTGTCTTATTCAAAACAAACTCACGCGCTGGGCTTTGCGGGTCGTTAAATCCATAAAATTTTATCACTGCATTTACCATTAACTTGTTTTCTGCCTTTGTCATGTTCAGAGAATCAATGGTAAATAAAGGCGCAAAATTCGGTTGTTTATCAAGAATTGTGTGTATATTTTCATATTCACAATTCCATGTTTGCCGTGATGACAAATAATATGGATAAAACTGGTCACCCATATTTTTTGTATTTCCAAGCTCAATTTTCTGTGAAGGCTCAAACATATATGAAGAAGTACTAATCTTCACTGTTTCTAATAGTCTTTTTAAATCTACAACACAAAACAAAGCATTCTGATTTGGCGGAATAATATCTTTTAATTTAGCATACTCCTTTTTTGCATTTTCTATTTCTCCCTTGTGTGCGTTATAATTGTTTATTATCATATTCAACCTTGAAAGCTCTGCAGTAAGGGTTTCATACTGTGTTTTTAAATTCTCTAATCTTTGAGACAAGTTACTATATACAAATGAATAAAAAACAAATCCAATTATCACTATTAACCCAATAATCAGT
The sequence above is drawn from the Caldicellulosiruptor bescii DSM 6725 genome and encodes:
- a CDS encoding NHL repeat-containing protein; the encoded protein is MKKLIFASLTLFVCISVLLMSVVVFASVLQIIPTKDKSEILRLPNSVAVDSKGFIIVADTDNCRIVKFDHTGKKVFSIGMKGNQKNQFSYPAAVTCDKNGNIYVADTGNSRLVKLSPDGKWIASWEKVKAKQGKLQAPMGIAVDLKGYIYVSDYSLSKIVKYNSEGKFVSEITKLNTNGDKLNFPRGIAVDSAGNLYVADSGNNRIVVINQKGNVVSIYNKINNYFKLHHPLGIAIDQSGENIAITDTDYHRIILYSIKTKKAYTWGKNEKNKFILNYPTGVCFDLKGNIIFADTYNSRILKIVIKK
- a CDS encoding tapirin — its product is MIKINRIIFNPKILKTNIRGSTLIVVIIIIAILSTVLLGTMSAVLASLNQSTSIYQKSATGYGAESAAEEFLYYFNQLLEAAKDIAYDYYYKADGTLENTSPGRVRLLLGDESYEPGKILDDLRHGRITQDVAKDKVYKGMEAIIKDEVSRFMNDVGSDASVKVESLPLMEFKKISDLVQLWIKPHYEGLTGYKFDGITVNAWSGATGSSLPDGYTIYIDVSKTRAVTSSDKEVKRTLRLDFKILSSSPNSLESVISIGTTTLASSIFNLFDYALYTNGNFVANVNFTIIGGNVHTGGDLQSHGGLQTDINNIVVMGELSLGVNGNPQVREDNVKVNNVTYIRSNLRRTGVGDRNISLQMGITYVGGNAELYGRGRYEFDELYCDGDVIVKGSIANAVDVVIKKIGVIRGALRIQDQGTVTIKSGAVVYCDSIQFLNNPTTLVIENGATIVTRMPPDYSRIVNSGGIINVAPSIPYPPLPQIISDIRNFNFPNSTSIPSITPHDSVPPASIDSAADISKSPPQVVVIGENCDAGEIEVEVRNRLASMGVSPVPSPLQLHVFARNNITISVGTRILNGQLIALGNTLNINSSGGSPFDGVILIYGSPSSLIQNQVTNSTGYVPPVTISSRRDTIQSGTLYRVVRRSIVVK
- a CDS encoding tapirin produces the protein MPQKFIGLKERLFVKKVNGSVLIVVIIIIAILSTVLLGTMSAVLASLNQSTSIYQKSATGYGAESAAEEFLYYFNQLLEAAKDIAYDYYYKADGTLENTSPGRVRLLLGDESYEPGKILDDLRHGRITQDVAKDKVYKGMEAIIKDEVSRFMNDVGSDASVKVESLPLMEFKKISDLVQLWIKPHYEGLTGYKFDGITVNAWSGATGSSLPDGYTIYIDVSKTRAVTSSDKEVKRTLRLDFKILGNSGSSQNIILNPSPTTVPSSPLDYAIFSKGALNTNKNLTVENGSVYSGGDLTIDGGAAFNIDNLISKGEMVINQDSDSRCRDNNINVRNIIYVEKNLKTNRTYPRLTNIRARIIYVVQDIQLYGAGNYEFNQLFTDNNVVLAGSGVNMVISGLASITGRLEITDGATVTLQNNSVLYCNSLVVRNGSRLILENGAKLYIATTPDASTIISIQNNGGTILYSSSFSYPPTPAEIDEIRNRDYTSGLLTTPLPADSVGSNQLGSTADTSQTPPQIVIYGESYINDNEARIEISARLGLPIVDFSTLQLHLISRGNITFVGGGLTIMNGSIISLGSTFNINTMGNPYAGLTLKYQMPSPPIQQDIESNTGIQPSQAIFTQNDAIERKTLYDILRRNMVTR
- a CDS encoding type II secretion system protein; the protein is MKLKGFSLIEAIVAVAIFAIILVPIGIAFNQSIRVTSKSKENMDIAQVLNKAMEKMYAEMANDVSHFTDTVYFLPDYSGNELQYGNDRYRVKYTVKRLESDFDLILTADSSNTVSVYQKVYDATYGGVRYDYRFSLPSGLSGIVNIEVYKETSGVNRAEYKFNNIPLIIERPNFKIYFIDNSSAVNCNINGVFEMSGGVLTSNYTAQSLEVWSKSFSVSSAASPLPSPTASSAINFTTQRTTVRFISYNDSKFYHQLFEVTMEIWDEKRNRKVRDYKFMVRG